The Deinococcus ruber region CAATCACGAGCTGGCGGCTTGGTCGTCCCATTTCTCAAAAGTATAACCTTGCTGTACTTAGCGCCGCGCCGCTGCCCAGAGCAGTCCCAGCCCTGCCAGCAGATACATCAGCGTGGGTGTCCAGGCGGCCAGTTGCGGCGCAATCGCCCCGGTTTCGCCCATGATCCGGAAAACGCTCCAGGTGGCGTAATACGCGAACGTCAGCATCAGCACCCACACCAGTCCGATATTGACGCCGCTGCGAAACGAATACACACTCAGGGCCACTGCAAAAAATGCCATCGTGACTGCCGCCAGCGGTTCGGCAAACTTGCGCTGGAGCGCCGTGAACTCGCGGGGTGCGCTGATCCCCTGCGCCCGCAACTCACGCACGCTGGCAAGCAGTTCGGGCAGCGGCTTATAAATGGGCAGCAGGGTATCGTCGGGATTCAGGCTGGCCTGCACGTCCTGCACCGGCAGCGTGCCGCTCTGAAAGCGCACCACCGTGACCGGGCGAGCATCCTGATAGGTGATGCGCTGCCCGTCGTACAGCGTCAACACGTTGCCTTTCAGGGTGCCGCGCCGCGCCGTCATGACTTCGCGGGCGCTCTGTCCGCTCCGCAGCGTCACGATCCGCAGACCTTCCAGCTCGCCGCCCGTACCCACCTTCGCCACGCTGATGGCCCGCCCCAGCGCGTCCTGAAGCACCACGCCACTCTGCCCCAGGCCCAGCACGCGGGGATTGTCGAGCACGATGTCGCGCTGCACCGTCAGGCTCTGCACCTTGGCACGCGGCACCAGCGTTTCGGCCACCGTGAAGCTGAAGAGTGCCACCCCCAGCGACAGCATCAGCACCGGCCAGAACAGCCGTGTACCCGGCAGACCGCCCGACTGCGCCGCCTTGAGTTCGGCGTCGGCTGACAGGCGCGACAGGCCCAGCATCGCCGCGAACAGCAGCGCGATGGGCAGCCCCCGCGACACCGCTTCCGGCACCTGCAACGCCACCAGCCGCAGCACCAGCAGGGGCGCGGCTCCCTTTGCCAGCAGCGGCGCGATCACCGTTTGCAGCGCCGCCAGCAGCAGCAGCAGAATCACCACCGCCAGCCCCGAGTACAGATAAGGCAAGATTTCTTCCAGCACGTAGCGGTCAAAGCGGCGCAGTCTCATCGGGGGTGCCTCATCTCAGCCGCCATGCCAGCCCGCCGCCCAGCAGCAGAAACACCACATTTGGAAACCACGCCGCCAGTGTGGGCGACATGGCCCCGGTGCGGGCCAGTTCGGGCGCGGTGCTCCACAGCACATAAAAGCCGAAGATGAACAGGATCACTCCGGCGGCGGCCCACGCACGGTTGCTGAGCAGCAGCCCCAGTGCGCCCGCCGCCAGCACGAAGACAAACGGCGTGAAGGCGTCGGCGACCCGGTGGGCCAGTTCGAAGGCTACGCTGCGGCTGCCCTCGGTGGGCAGTGGACTCTGCGCTCTGAGCACTGCGAGTTGCTGGCGCAGATCGGGCGTCGCACTCTGATCCAGCGGCGCGGCGGGTCTGCGGAGTACGTCGCGCTCTGGCAGCGTCACCGGAGTGTTAAAGGGCCTGGGCACGCCGTCTGGCCCCACCACCGAGCCGCCCGGTAGCGTCCAGGTGTGTGCGGCAGAGTCCCAGCGGCCCACGGGTGCGCTGTACGTCGTGTCGCCCTGAATGACCAGCACGCCCGACAGCTGCGCCTGTGCGCTGCCGCTGTCGTTCTGCACTCTGCCTGCCGAATAGAAGGTGTCGCCCTGGGCATACGCGTATTTTTCGGTGCTGGGTGGGGGCGGGGACTGGTTGTACACGCCGTACCACGCATTCCACCACTTCTGCTGGCCCTGCGGAGTCAGCCACCCCGAGTTGTAATAGATCAGGCCACCGATGGCGAGGGCGGGCAACAGCAGGGGCAGCAGCAGCGACAGGGGCCGCACGCCGCCTGCCCTGGCCGCCTTGAATTCCGAGTCCTTGGCGAGCCGCCCGAAGGCCAGCAGCAGCGCGAACGGCACCGCCACCACCAGGCAGCGCCCCAGCAGTCCCGGCACCTGATTGCCGAACAGCGAGGCAGCTTCTGCAAACGGCACCCGGTAGGAAATCAGCAGACCGGCGGTGGTGGCGAGCGCGTTGGTCATCTGGAGCGCAAGGAACAGCAGAACACCGCCCAGATACCAGGGAACCACCTCTTTGAAGACATACCGAAGCAATCTGTGCTGCACGCGGGCCAGTCTAGCAGTGCCGAAGGTGAGGGCTTTCAGCGGTAGCGGGCCACGTCGCGCAGGTGGGCCGCGTAGTCCGAGTTCACGTGAATCTTGCCGTCCAGACCGTGTACGAAGTACAGCGCCTGCTTGCCTGCTGCCGTCGTTCGCCGCGAACTGAGGATGCTGAGCAGCGCGGCCTCGCCGGGATTATTGATCGGGCCAGCGGGCAGACCCCTGCGGGTATAGGTGTTATAGGGCGTGTCTTTGGTGAAGTCTCCGGCGCTGCGGTCCAGCTGATTCAGGTCTTTGCCCAGGCCATACGCCACGGTCGGATCGGCTCCCAGAGCGATGTCTTCCTTCAGACGGTTCAGGAAGATGCCCGCGATGGTCGGCATCTCGGCGGTGTTGGCAGCCTCGGCCTGCACCATGCTCGCCAGCGTCACCCAGTCGGCCACGCTCAGGCCCAGCTTGCGGGCAGTTGCCACGCGCTCCGGCGTAAATTCCTGCTCCATGCGCGTGACCAGGGTGTTCACGATGTCCTTGCTGCTGACCTCCGGGCGAAACGGATACGTTGCCGGAAAGAGAAATCCTTCCAGCGTGCCCCGGGCATACCGGCTGAGCTTGGCATCGTTCAGCGAGGCTTTCAGGCCAGCAGCGTCACCCAGCCCCGCTGCCGCGAAGATGGCGGGCAGGTCTTTCAGGCGCTTGCCCTCGGGGATGGTCACGGTACGGACGCGTGGACGGGGCGTGTCGGCCAGCCGCTCGGCCACCTGAAAGGCGTCCAGCCCCACCGGAAGATCGTAATACCCTTCGCGCAGCCGCCCCGCCGTGCCGCGTACCCGCATGATGGTTCTGAGCACGTCGCCAGACCGCACGATGCCCGCCTGCTGAAGCCGTTCCGCCGCGCCCATCAGCGTGTCGCCGGGCTTGACCTCCAGGGTATACGGCTGCTTTTCGTTGCCCGATACCGCAGCGGGCGGGCGCGTCAGGTCGTAGATGTAGGCCGCCGCGCCGCCCACCACCAGCAGAATCAGCACCAGCAGCAGCAACAAGACATGCCACCAGCGCCAGCCCCGCCGCCGGGGAGGAAGCGGCGCACCGGGCGGGGGCGTCACAGCGGGCGCGTTCATGGCTGCACGCCTGCTGCGCTCTGCTGAAAGGGAGCCAGCCGCGCCTGAAGTTCGTCGTCGATGGGTGGGCGTGCTCCAAAGCGCGACACCACCCAGCCGCCCACCTGCGCCGCACATTCGGCGGCCCGCACCGCATTCTGATGCAGCAGGTACGAGGCCAGAAACGCGCCCCCGAAGGCGTCTCCGGCTCCAGTGGCGTCCTGCGGGTGGTCGTCGGTGGCCGACACATGCGCCCTGGCCTGCTGCGGGCCTTCCAGCAGCGCTCCGTGCTCATCCATCTTCAACACGACCAGCGCTGCCGGGTAATGCTCGCGGAACCAGTCGAGCGCCCGCTCAGGGGTATCCTCGCCGCTCATGGCCCGCGCCTCGTCGGCGTTGGGGAAAATAATGTCGAAAGGAATGCTGTCGATGATCTTGAGAAACCGGCTGCGTCCGAGCTGTTCGATCATCTGGAAGCTGCCGGGGTCGAGCGACAGCGTGACGCCCGCTGCGTGTGCAACCCGCGCCGCTTCGAGGGCAGCGCGGCGCGGCGGGTCGCGGAACAGGCTCCAGGCGGTGAGGTGCAGATGACGGGCACTCTGGATGGTGGCGATGGGCAGCTCGGCGGGCAGCAGTTCCCAGTCTGCGCCCTTGCCGGTCAGCATGGCCCGCTGGCCGCGTCCGTCGATCAGCGCCAGAATCACCCCGGTCGGGTGCTCGCGAGAGACGGTCACTTCCAGGCCCACGCCTTCCTCGCGCAGCGTCGCCAGCGCCAGTTCTCCGAAGGTATCGTCTCCGATCTTGCCGACAAAGGTGCTGGGAAACCCCACCCGCTGCGCCCACACCGCCAGATTGGCCGCGCTGCCGCCGCCCGACAGTTCCATGCGCCCGGTGGTGTCGCCGCCCGCCAGCAGCAGGGTATCGGGCTTGGCGAGCACGTCCCAGGCCAGATCGCCCAGCGAAACCAGAATCGGAGCGGGAGCTGGACGGGGTGCGCCCCCACGGGCGGGCGTCGACAAACTGGAAAGATGCGCCTCTGAACTCATGCCCGCACAGCCTAGCAGAGCGGAGGGCAGGCGTCTTCGGTGCGCGTCATCGGTTCTTCAGGAAACTGGGTGCGGCACCCTGGTTTTCCTTGCCCACCGCTTCAGACCCTGACCACGTTGCAGGTGCAGCGGGCCGTGCTGGTCAGCTTGCCGTGCTCGTTGAAGATGCTGACCGTCCAGACCAGCACCGAGCGGCCCCGGTAGACCCGCTCGGCCACCCCGCGCACGTCGCCGCCGGTCGCGCCGCGCACGTGCGTGATGTTCAGGTCCACGCCCACCGCCACTTCCCTGCGAATATCCAGATTCAGCCAGCTTCCGATGCTCGCCAGTTCCTCGGCCAGCGCCGCGCTCGCCCCGCCGTGCAGCCGTCCGGCAGGCTGGCGGTTGCCCTCGACCGGGAGGGTTGCCACCAGGCGCTCAGGGCTGGCCTCCAGCAGCACGATGCCCATACGCTCGCCGAGGGTGCCGGGGCGGTGAGACAGGCGGGCAGCGAGGTCGGTGGGGGAAAGGGTGGCGATGTCTTCTGGGGTCAGGTGGAAGATTGCGGCTTCTGGCATGGGGGTAGTTTAGGTTTGGTTTGTGGGGGGTGGTTGGGGCTTTGGTTTTCGGTTTGCTGGGAGATCGGAGGCTGCTTAGATTCCCCACCCCCAGCCCCCTACCCCAGAGGGGCAGGGGGAGCGAAGAGATCCGTCAAGCGCTGATCGTAATTTGGAAGCGGCGTGTTCTTGCTTCGCCCATTGCAACGTTTGATCTTGTTCTTTACTTCGCCACGACCGGCGTAAGGCCGCTTCGTTGATGTTTCCAAATCGCCCAATCCAGCGCCGTCAAAGCCCTGCGTGGGCGCGGCCTTAATCGCCCCCATCCCTCGGTCAGTCATCTGTTGGGGTTGCCAGTTCATTCAGCCATAGGCCGCTTTAACAGCATCAAAAAGCCAGAGCTGCTGCTGCTCTGACAAAAAGTAAACGATGTGGGGCGAAGCCTGGAAGCTCTTTCACACGGACGCCGCACCGCCTCTGGCGCATTGAGGCGCGGCCCTGTGGAGCGAAGTTGGCGACGTTACCGAAACGGGCAACCAAGCCAACTGAAGCGCATCAGCGCGGTGGCGGATGATTCGCAACATGGTGCAGCGTTGCAACGGGCAAAGGAAGAGCATGCCGCTTCCAAACGGCGACCAGCGCTTGACGGATCTTTTAGCTCCCCCTGCCCCTCTGGGGTAGGGGGCTGGGGGGTGGGGAATCCAAGCAACATCCGATCTCCCAACCAACCGCAACCCCCCTTACCGCCAGTTCGCCCCAAGCTGCGACGCCAACGCATCCCGAATCCCCGACGCAATCCCAAACGCCACCCGGTCAAGGTAATTGCTGTCGAGCAGATTCTGCCCATCCACCGGATGACTGGTAAACCCGACCTCAACCAGCGCCGCTGGCAGCTTGTTCTCGCGCAGCACCGCCAGCGAACGCCCGCTCTGAAGCCCCCGCGAGAAGGCCGCCGTGCTGGCGATCACGTCGCGCTGGAGCAGCTGAGCCAGCGCCTGCGAGTTGGGATTGTTGCGGTTCCACCACGTTTCGATGCCGTACCCGCGAAGCAGCGACGCGCCCTCGGTGCTGTTGACGTGAATGCTGACGTACAGCTGCGCGACGTGGGTTCCCAGGGCGGCCCGCATGCTCAGGTCGGTGGCCTTGTCGCGGCTGAGCTGCGTGTCGGCGTCGCGGGTCATGAGCACGTCGATTCCGGCGGCGCTCAGGTCGCTGCGGACACGGCGGGCCACGTCGAGCGTAACAACCTTTTCGTTGACCAGTCCCTGAGCGCCGGGGTCGATGCCGCCGTGACCCGGATCGAGCACTACGCGGGGCCGCGCCGGGTTGCCGCTGAAGGCCAGCACGCTCCGGCGCTGACTGACCAGCGGTGCCAGTGCCAGCCCCCCCAGCGGCGAGGTGTCGGCCAGGGCCGGAGCCAGATCGATGGCGAGCCGTGAGAGCGTGCTGCCCGGTGCGGGTGGCAGCAGCACGTCGCGCCAGCCACTCCGCAGCGTGATGGCAGAGCCGGTAACGAAGGTGTAGGAAATTCCGGTCAGGGTGGGCGACACGCTCCAGCCCTGAAGTTCGGGGGACAGCGGCGAAGATTGCAGAGAGCTGCTTGGGGCGCTCACTCCGGTCAGATCGACCCGCAAACCCAGCGGCAGCGGCGTAAGACGAAAGCCGGTGCCGGGCGGCAGATCGAGGACCACGCGGGTCAGGCCAGGATTCTTGCCCACCCTGGGCGGTCCCACGACCGGGCCATCTACGCCTGCCAGAGTGGTGCCGGGGATGACGCCCAGCGTCAGGCGCGAGACGTCGGTGCTGCCTGCCAGAGCGGGCGTGGTGGCGGGCAGCGTAGAAGGCGTGAGCGGCGTGTTGGTGTCGCCCGGTGGCAGGTCGCTGTTCGGTACGGCGACGGGAGGCGTTCCAGGCTGCGGGGTTCCAGGCGGCGGATTGACGCTGGCGACCGGAATCGGAACAGCCGAGGGAGACGCTACCGACTGCACGCTGCCGCTGACGGTGGCGTCGGCCCCGCCTGTCAGCGTGGAGCCGAACGTCAGGATCAGGACCTGTCCGCCATTCGAAATGTTGGTTTCGTGGGCCGTCCAGCCGTCGGTACTTCCCAGCGGAAAGGGCGTGACCAGAATCGCCTGTGCGCCGTTTGTTACGGGGGTCAGGGTGTAATCGGCCACCGACGCACCGGGACGCGTCAGATGCAGCGAACGCACCGTGACGCCGCGAGCGTCGAGCCGTAGCCCGGTAAACGTGGGCGTGAGCGTGTACGACACGCCCGGTGGCAGGTCAAAGACCACGCGGGTGCTGCTGCCGGTGGTGTTGAAGCGCGGCGTACCGAACACGGTGGCGGGAGCTGCGGCGGGGGCAGGAGCAGGAGACGGGCTGCCCACCGCAGTCGGCAGCATTGGCTGCCCGGCACTGGGTTGTACCGGCACGCCCATAGGGCCGAGGCTGGGCTGCTGCGTCTGGGGGCCACTCCGCAGAAAGGGGTCGGCGGGCGGCGTGGCTCCCAGAGCGGCACCGGAAACACCCAGCAGGGTCGTGAGCAGAGCGGTGCGCGTCCACACCCGTCTGTTTCCCAGACGCAGGAGACTGAAAGCATGAAGGCTGGAAGAAGGTGACCTGGGCATGAATTGTTCGCACTGTACGTGCTTTTGGCGTGAGAATGGGAGTGCCGTCCTCATGTGTGAGAATTCATTCTCATCCGGCTGGAGCCCCGTCTGGACGGAACAGCCTTCAAAGTCGCGCTAGCCTGAAGTATGTCGCCCGCCGATCCCACTCGCCATGCCAACTGGCCGCTGCTGGTGCCTGCTGAAGAGCAACCGTGGAAAACACTTTCCAGTACGCAGATTTCGCCGCCCCCACGCGAGATGCGCCGCGACGCGATTCTGACCCAGGCGGGTGCGGAACTGGAGTACGTGTACCGTCCACGCGGCCCCCGCGCCGTGTTCATCCTGCCGGTTACTGCCGCCGGGGAAGCGGTGCTAATTCGCCAGTACCGCTATCCGCTGCGGGCGACCATCAGCGAGGTGGTGGCGGGCGGGGTGGAACACGGCGAGGACCTGCTGGCGGCGGCGGCCCGCGAACTGAAGGAAGAGGTGGGCGGCACGGCGAGCGAGTGGGTGGCGCTGCCCGGCTTTTACGCTCAGCCGAGTTCCAGCGGCGTGGTGTTCTATCCGCTGCTGGCGCTGGGCGTGACGCTGGGAGAAGCGCAGCATGAAGCGAGCGAACTGATCGAACCGCTGGTGCTGCCGCTGCCGGAAGCGTACCGACGACTCGACGCCGGAGACATCTTCGACGGCCCCAGCAGCCTCACGATGTTTCATGCGCGGCGAGTCTTGCAGGAGCGCGGACTGCTGTGAGTCTGGACGCCTTCACCACCGTGGCAGCGCTGCACCGCTTTGACGCAGTGATCGAAAACAGCGAATTCCTGGCGTTCTGCACGCGGGCCGATACCCCAGAAGCGGCGCTGGCGTGGATCAAGTCCATTCGGGCCGAGCGCCCCGACGCCACCCACGTCTGCTGGGCCTACGTGATCGGGGCGGCCTACCGCTTCTCGGACGACGGCGAGCCGGGCGGCACGGCGGGTCAGCCGATTCTGCGGGCCATTCAGGGGCAACAGCTGGATCATGTGGCGGCAGCGGTGGTGCGCTACTACGGCGGCACCAACCTGGGAACGGGCGGTCTGGCCCGCGCCTACGGGGGCACTGCCGCCGAATGCCTGCGAACCGCGCCCCGGCTGGAGGTGCGCCCCCGCGTACAGGTCAGCGTTCACGTCCCGTTTGAACGCGTCAGCACGCTGTATCACCTGCTGGCGGCTTTCGATGTGGACAGGGGAGAGGAAGTCTACGGCCAGGACGGGCTGCAACTGGCGCTGGGCGTGTATCCAGACGAGGTAGAGCGGCTGACCGAGGCGCTCAGGGACGCGACGCGGGGAGCGGGAAGGGTCGTGATGGGTGATGCGTGATGCGGTGAGAAAGCGTCTGCGGTTGCTCTGCTGCTTACCGTGAGTTCAGGCAACATGAGCACCACGTCTCGCCGTTCTCTCATCACGCATCACTCTTCACCCATCACTGACCATTCATCACCCCTATTCCAGTGCCCCCATCCCGGTAATATCGCGCCCCACGATCAGCGTATGAATGTCGTGTGTGCCCTCATAGGTGTCCACCGTTTCGAGGTTGAGCATGTGCCGGATGATGGGATATTCGGTGGTGATGCCGTTGCCGCCGTGCAGCTCGCGGGCCAGCCGTGCGCCATTCAGGGCCACCCGCACGTTGTTGCGCTTGGCTAAGGAAACCTGACCGAAGTTCATGCTGCCGCTGTCTTTCAGTTTGCCGAGCTGCACGGCCAGCAGCAGGCCGCAGGTGTGGTCGGTCAGCATGCGAACCAGTTTGTCCTGTACCAGTTGGCGCGAGGCGATGGGCTTGCCGAAGGTCGTGCGCCCGGTGGTGTAGTCGAGGGTGGCGCTGTACACCGCTTCCAGTGCGCCCATTGCGCCCCAGGCGATGCCGTAGCGGGCGCTGGTCAGGCAGCCGAGTGGCCCTTTCAGTCCCTGCACGCCGGGCAATATGTTGGCGGCGGGAATGCGGCAGTCTTCCAGCACGATCTCTCCGGTCATGCTGGCTCGCAGGCTCATCTTGCGCGTGATTTTGGGCGTGCTGAACCCTCTGGCGTCTCGCGGCACGATGAACCCGCGCACCACGCCCTCATCTCCGGCGTTCTCGGAACATTTGGCCCACACCACCGCCAGATCAGCCACCGGGCTGTTGGTGATCCACATCTTGTTGCCGTTCAGCACGTAGTCGCCGCCGTCTCTGCGGGCACGCGTCCTCATGGCACCGGGGTCGCTGCCGCCGTCGGGTTCGGTCAGGCCGAAACAGCCGATGAGTTCGCCGCTCGCCAGCCCCGGCAGATATGCCCGCTTCTGCTCGTCGCTGCCGTAGGTGTTGATCGGGTGCATCACCAGACTGCCCTGCACGCTGGCGGCACTTCTCAGGCCACTGTCGCAGCGTTCCAGCTCGTACATCATGGCTCCGTAGGCGCTGTAGCTGGCCCCCGCGCCGCCGTATTCCTCGGCCACCGTCGGCCCCAGCAGCCCCTGTGCGCCCAGCCCCTTCATCACCTCGCGCACGGGCAACTCGCCGTCGTCCCACCACGCGGCGATGTGCGGCATCAGCTGGGCATCCACGTAGCCCCGGACACTCTGCATGACAAGCTGTTCATCGGGGCCGAGCAGGCCCGCCGCCTGGAAATAATCGAGCATGATGCAGGCAGTGTAGCGGGCGCGGGCCGTCGGCAATCGTCGGATGTCCTTCAGGGAAAGCCGCCAGGGGTGGCAACTTCGGTGATGGCCCGTGCGGCGCGGCGGTAACTTCTGGAACATGACGCCCCGCCTGCGCCGTTATCTTTCCCGGAGCCTGTTGGTGCTGGCGTTGGTACTGGCCTTCAATCTGCTGCTGACGCTGATCTTTAGAGGATCGAGCTTCGGCTGGTCGGGTGTGTGCATGACCTTCGGCATCATCGTTTATATGCGCTGGATGTTTCGGGCCAATCCCGAACGAACCACCTGAGCTATTCCAGCCCCAGTTCCGCCAACACTTCCGCTGTGTGTTCGCCCAGGGCAGGCGGGCCACGCCGCACCGGGGGCCGCTCGAAGTCGAAACTCCACGGGGCCGCTGTCACCGTCGTCTGTCCGAGCGTGGCGTGCGGCACGCTTACCGCCAACCCCTGATCCTTCACGTGCTCGTCGGCAAACACGTCCTGCATGTCGTAAACCGGGCCACACGGCACACCCGCCGCGTCCAGCCGCCGCATCACCTCGCCTCTGGTGAAGCCGCGCATGCCTGCCTCCAGCGCCGCGTTCAGGTCGAGCCGCCGCGCCACCCGCCCTTCGTTGGTCGCCAGCAGCGGATCGCCGCCCAGGGCGTCCAGTTCCAGCGCCGCGCAGAATCTGCGCCACAGCGAATCGTTGCCCACCGCCACATTGATGAAGCCGTCCCCACACGGAAAGGTTCCGTAGGGCACGATGCTGCGGTGATCGTTGCCCATCGGGGCGGGAATTTCTCCGGCGGCCAGATAGCGGCTGACCTGACTCGTTCCCAGCGAAATCACCGCTTCCAGCAGGTTCACATCCACCCGCCGCCCCTCGCCCGAGCGTTCCCGCTGATACAGCGCCGCCAGCACCGCCTGTGTGATGAGCGACCCGGCGAATACGTCGGCCACCGCCACGCCCACCCGCACCGGGGGCCGCCCCTCCTCGCCGTTGTAACTCATCAGGCCGCCCATGCCCTGCGCGATCACGTCGTATCCGGCGCGGTCACGGTACGGCCCCGCCTGCCCGAACCCGGAGATGGCGGCGTAGATCAGGCGCGGAAACTC contains the following coding sequences:
- a CDS encoding LptF/LptG family permease, encoding MRRFDRYVLEEILPYLYSGLAVVILLLLLAALQTVIAPLLAKGAAPLLVLRLVALQVPEAVSRGLPIALLFAAMLGLSRLSADAELKAAQSGGLPGTRLFWPVLMLSLGVALFSFTVAETLVPRAKVQSLTVQRDIVLDNPRVLGLGQSGVVLQDALGRAISVAKVGTGGELEGLRIVTLRSGQSAREVMTARRGTLKGNVLTLYDGQRITYQDARPVTVVRFQSGTLPVQDVQASLNPDDTLLPIYKPLPELLASVRELRAQGISAPREFTALQRKFAEPLAAVTMAFFAVALSVYSFRSGVNIGLVWVLMLTFAYYATWSVFRIMGETGAIAPQLAAWTPTLMYLLAGLGLLWAAARR
- a CDS encoding LptF/LptG family permease, with the translated sequence MQHRLLRYVFKEVVPWYLGGVLLFLALQMTNALATTAGLLISYRVPFAEAASLFGNQVPGLLGRCLVVAVPFALLLAFGRLAKDSEFKAARAGGVRPLSLLLPLLLPALAIGGLIYYNSGWLTPQGQQKWWNAWYGVYNQSPPPPSTEKYAYAQGDTFYSAGRVQNDSGSAQAQLSGVLVIQGDTTYSAPVGRWDSAAHTWTLPGGSVVGPDGVPRPFNTPVTLPERDVLRRPAAPLDQSATPDLRQQLAVLRAQSPLPTEGSRSVAFELAHRVADAFTPFVFVLAAGALGLLLSNRAWAAAGVILFIFGFYVLWSTAPELARTGAMSPTLAAWFPNVVFLLLGGGLAWRLR
- the mltG gene encoding endolytic transglycosylase MltG yields the protein MNAPAVTPPPGAPLPPRRRGWRWWHVLLLLLVLILLVVGGAAAYIYDLTRPPAAVSGNEKQPYTLEVKPGDTLMGAAERLQQAGIVRSGDVLRTIMRVRGTAGRLREGYYDLPVGLDAFQVAERLADTPRPRVRTVTIPEGKRLKDLPAIFAAAGLGDAAGLKASLNDAKLSRYARGTLEGFLFPATYPFRPEVSSKDIVNTLVTRMEQEFTPERVATARKLGLSVADWVTLASMVQAEAANTAEMPTIAGIFLNRLKEDIALGADPTVAYGLGKDLNQLDRSAGDFTKDTPYNTYTRRGLPAGPINNPGEAALLSILSSRRTTAAGKQALYFVHGLDGKIHVNSDYAAHLRDVARYR
- a CDS encoding carbohydrate kinase family protein; this translates as MSSEAHLSSLSTPARGGAPRPAPAPILVSLGDLAWDVLAKPDTLLLAGGDTTGRMELSGGGSAANLAVWAQRVGFPSTFVGKIGDDTFGELALATLREEGVGLEVTVSREHPTGVILALIDGRGQRAMLTGKGADWELLPAELPIATIQSARHLHLTAWSLFRDPPRRAALEAARVAHAAGVTLSLDPGSFQMIEQLGRSRFLKIIDSIPFDIIFPNADEARAMSGEDTPERALDWFREHYPAALVVLKMDEHGALLEGPQQARAHVSATDDHPQDATGAGDAFGGAFLASYLLHQNAVRAAECAAQVGGWVVSRFGARPPIDDELQARLAPFQQSAAGVQP
- a CDS encoding PaaI family thioesterase, whose translation is MPEAAIFHLTPEDIATLSPTDLAARLSHRPGTLGERMGIVLLEASPERLVATLPVEGNRQPAGRLHGGASAALAEELASIGSWLNLDIRREVAVGVDLNITHVRGATGGDVRGVAERVYRGRSVLVWTVSIFNEHGKLTSTARCTCNVVRV
- a CDS encoding N-acetylmuramoyl-L-alanine amidase family protein, which translates into the protein MWTRTALLTTLLGVSGAALGATPPADPFLRSGPQTQQPSLGPMGVPVQPSAGQPMLPTAVGSPSPAPAPAAAPATVFGTPRFNTTGSSTRVVFDLPPGVSYTLTPTFTGLRLDARGVTVRSLHLTRPGASVADYTLTPVTNGAQAILVTPFPLGSTDGWTAHETNISNGGQVLILTFGSTLTGGADATVSGSVQSVASPSAVPIPVASVNPPPGTPQPGTPPVAVPNSDLPPGDTNTPLTPSTLPATTPALAGSTDVSRLTLGVIPGTTLAGVDGPVVGPPRVGKNPGLTRVVLDLPPGTGFRLTPLPLGLRVDLTGVSAPSSSLQSSPLSPELQGWSVSPTLTGISYTFVTGSAITLRSGWRDVLLPPAPGSTLSRLAIDLAPALADTSPLGGLALAPLVSQRRSVLAFSGNPARPRVVLDPGHGGIDPGAQGLVNEKVVTLDVARRVRSDLSAAGIDVLMTRDADTQLSRDKATDLSMRAALGTHVAQLYVSIHVNSTEGASLLRGYGIETWWNRNNPNSQALAQLLQRDVIASTAAFSRGLQSGRSLAVLRENKLPAALVEVGFTSHPVDGQNLLDSNYLDRVAFGIASGIRDALASQLGANWR
- a CDS encoding NUDIX domain-containing protein, whose protein sequence is MSPADPTRHANWPLLVPAEEQPWKTLSSTQISPPPREMRRDAILTQAGAELEYVYRPRGPRAVFILPVTAAGEAVLIRQYRYPLRATISEVVAGGVEHGEDLLAAAARELKEEVGGTASEWVALPGFYAQPSSSGVVFYPLLALGVTLGEAQHEASELIEPLVLPLPEAYRRLDAGDIFDGPSSLTMFHARRVLQERGLL
- a CDS encoding IMPACT family protein, whose product is MSLDAFTTVAALHRFDAVIENSEFLAFCTRADTPEAALAWIKSIRAERPDATHVCWAYVIGAAYRFSDDGEPGGTAGQPILRAIQGQQLDHVAAAVVRYYGGTNLGTGGLARAYGGTAAECLRTAPRLEVRPRVQVSVHVPFERVSTLYHLLAAFDVDRGEEVYGQDGLQLALGVYPDEVERLTEALRDATRGAGRVVMGDA
- a CDS encoding acyl-CoA dehydrogenase family protein; this encodes MLDYFQAAGLLGPDEQLVMQSVRGYVDAQLMPHIAAWWDDGELPVREVMKGLGAQGLLGPTVAEEYGGAGASYSAYGAMMYELERCDSGLRSAASVQGSLVMHPINTYGSDEQKRAYLPGLASGELIGCFGLTEPDGGSDPGAMRTRARRDGGDYVLNGNKMWITNSPVADLAVVWAKCSENAGDEGVVRGFIVPRDARGFSTPKITRKMSLRASMTGEIVLEDCRIPAANILPGVQGLKGPLGCLTSARYGIAWGAMGALEAVYSATLDYTTGRTTFGKPIASRQLVQDKLVRMLTDHTCGLLLAVQLGKLKDSGSMNFGQVSLAKRNNVRVALNGARLARELHGGNGITTEYPIIRHMLNLETVDTYEGTHDIHTLIVGRDITGMGALE
- a CDS encoding CaiB/BaiF CoA transferase family protein, yielding MSDNLPLSGVRVADFTRVLTGPFCTMLLADLGAEVIKIEPPGGDDTRAWGPPFQMSEGERESSYFLSVNRGKRSVVLDLKTEAGMAAARAIVGKSDVLVENFRPGTLDRLGLGWDALHAEFPRLIYAAISGFGQAGPYRDRAGYDVIAQGMGGLMSYNGEEGRPPVRVGVAVADVFAGSLITQAVLAALYQRERSGEGRRVDVNLLEAVISLGTSQVSRYLAAGEIPAPMGNDHRSIVPYGTFPCGDGFINVAVGNDSLWRRFCAALELDALGGDPLLATNEGRVARRLDLNAALEAGMRGFTRGEVMRRLDAAGVPCGPVYDMQDVFADEHVKDQGLAVSVPHATLGQTTVTAAPWSFDFERPPVRRGPPALGEHTAEVLAELGLE